The following coding sequences are from one Biomphalaria glabrata chromosome 8, xgBioGlab47.1, whole genome shotgun sequence window:
- the LOC106063110 gene encoding histone acetyltransferase p300-like isoform X1, which translates to MADHQLGPPANKKARIGSPSLNTPSDNNEFNFVNLNFDGIVNELPDDLDGIQGTSNDVHQSQGLVDTGMGGSLTQLLTRGTSSSQASVTMSINNVGAVPSRSPGMGGMMNIGMGKNAMTNNLAATLANNSNKVATSSHMVMNDLVSSASYTISGANAMLGATNTMAMKPMGNPQMMGNLSMGQQIQNPMMNGPSGFSGNMMRGMQNNVNPSTSMPMSQQSMMQNPSISQLQGHQGIPGHSNLNMNQNPTQMVRPNQPTGSGATGSRQTSADPDKSKLIQQQLVLLLHAHKCQRREQANGDQDCKLPYCRTMKNVLNHMTTCNKGKSCEVAHCASSRQIITHWKNCTRVDCPVCLPLKIADKRNTSGQIVTPTSTLTAPNSQPSGVTDAATMKRAFESLGLQYTQSTAPPQNSVPNTHPQLNTIPNDALMNKPNMSNQQVPKVQPNQTVSSHMGNLLTNIPVPQGPQNIQQQSGSQLASSTAAAAAMGNAPDIVKSIPPINRKDWHAQVTQDLRNHLVHKLVQAIFPTPDPAALRDSRMKNLVAYARKVEGDMYETANNRGEYYHLLAEKIYKIQKELEEKRIQRMRGAQNVPNATLTGMPGPIRPGQQNGPSNTQLGNSIFSDMTGMQQPQQPNQNLQQIPMKWSPNVRATPPPSGQMQNMANSTPISMNAALMESQQQFDALVKRNPQQQGARLGFPPATATSTHPSPQQQQQLLHQQLNSQAQNSQQQAIQNHLNVALNDSLMNTSQRMGGAQNSVNNSLDVSSHVPTSQQNLLAQLAGPTAVSTPILNQSNLLPMPRPPHQNGQISSKDLNLDHSQGTDDSMKTESITKESTLSENNQNLSSLLSAASPSTLNLSSVVAPVVPLLGSNPSNMSSMLNSTPKTEVKTEPSLDIKSENDIKEEKMEVKTESDCKPDINSVKDEHDTSSPKMDPLDENSQSSNTEDKSASVDSSNNAAVVTPKPRCKKVFNPDELRQALMPTLEKLVKQDPESLPFRQPVDPVVLHIPDYFEIVKKPMDLSTIRRKLDSGMYKDPWEYVDDIWLMFDNAWLYNRKTSRVYKYASKLAEVFESEIDSVMVSLGYCCGRKYVFCPQVLCCYGKQLCTIARDSMYFSYQNRYVYCEKCFNEIQTEEVELSEDPTQPTAKIRKDQFDRVKNDQLDYEPFVECLECGRKWHQICALWFEPIWREGWTCDACHKAKGTKRKENKFTAKKLPTTKLGTYLENRINNFLRKKDTQAGEVTIRVLSSYDKMTEVKPLMKKRFGDEIPDVFPYRAKAMFAFEEIDGVDVCFFGMHVQEYGSSSPMPNTRRVYISYLDSVHFFRPRQLRTAVYHELLIGYLDYAKQLGYTTAHIWACPPSEGDDYIFHCHPPEQKIPKPKRLQDWYKKMLDKAIIDRVVVDYKDIFKDAIDSGLSTAKDMAYFEGDFWPNVLEDCIKELDQEEEEKRKREEAEAAEAEAQDTVEEINDTDLSGKKKGEKKGQRSKKANKSKGSARKNNRKTNLPQGTSDLTAKLYNHMEKHKEVFFVIRLHNQQIAASLPPITEPDPAMSCDLMDGRDAFLTTAREKHYEFSSLRRAKLSSLALLYELHNQGKDAFVYTCNSCKAAVETRYHCNTCDDFDLCIPCYKKESHCHEMTKLGLGLDEISSSGKEENPQESRRKSIQRCITSLVHACQCKNANCRINSCIKMKRVVSHTMSCRRKSNNGCPICKQLIALCCYHAKHCQEAKCPVPFCPQLKQKLRQKQLLTNLHQAQMLRRRVAIMTGNTSNNATTINGPSSVPTPDASPQPSTSTNYNSGSVGKTPGGPPRAAINAAHEALVQAEAQRTGNVPNISSIGKGKPTMQPPTIRPQPSTNLVPSPSVGKPTQRTWFNSPQVRPGMNANVRMQNMPPMPQQQPPPQQQAVSTMGPNVGAVAPGPGPTGTGVSGNIGPAVHNMLQAFKNQNISQAEWIALLKKNPQLMAQVLKLKNAKVQQQQQQQQQQQQQQQQQQQQQQQQPIMGMPNMVQQMSQQVGQMQQQQMRMNQIMPQQYRQQPLQPPQTSQITPFAQPHNSFPQRPRTNFQQSFQNDGSHMQLYPQQHMIHHQAQLKQQMVGGQPMSPTYMLSPQGNPNSQQMLQQVRSPPASAASLSQTVRSPQPTPSPRQPIPSPRQLQQSPHHNMVSNASPHHVLGVGQDASQMTTDHVMLSLQTHNSMSQMPNSDVNMGQQDNEVAPLTPQDQLVHFVNQM; encoded by the exons TGGACCTTCAGGATTTTCTGGTAACATGATGCGAGGCATGCAAAATAATGTGAATCCTTCAACATCAATGCCTATGTCACAGCAAAGTATGATGCAGAATCCCAGTATATCACAACTTCAGGGGCATCAAGGAATACCAGGACATTCAAATTTGAACATGAATCAAAATCCAACACAAATGGTTAGG CCTAATCAGCCTACAGGTAGTGGTGCAACTGGTTCTCGTCAGACATCTGCAGACCCAGATAAAAGCAAGTTAATTCAACAGCAGTTGGTCCTTTTACTTCATGCTCACAAATGCCAACGCAGAGAACAAGCAAATGGAGACCAAGATTGCAAGCTTCCTTATTGTCGCActatgaaaaatgttttaaatcatATGACCACATGTAACAAAGGAAAATCTTGTGAAG tggCTCATTGTGCTTCTTCTAGACAAATCATAACTCATTGGAAAAACTGTACAAGAGTGGATTGTCCTGTCTGCCTCCCATTAAAAATAGCAGATAAACGTAACACTTCTGGTCAAATTGTAACTCCCACTTCTACTTTAACTGCCCCTAATTCTCAGCCTTCAGGTGTGACTGATGCAGCAACTATGAAAAGAGCATTTGAGTCATTAGGGCTTCAGTACACACAGTCGACTGCACCACCACAAAATTCTGTTCCTAATACCCATCCTCAGCTTAATACAATTCCCAATGATG CTCTAATGAACAAACCTAATATGTCAAACCAACAAGTACCAAAAGTTCAACCCAATCAGACAGTCAGTAGTCATATGGGTAATCTTTTGACCAACATACCTGTCCCACAAGGACCACAAAATATTCAACAACAAAGTGGTTCACAGCTTGCATCATCTACTGCTGCAGCTGCTGCAATGGGAAATGCACCAGATATTGTCAAATCTATTCCACCCATTAACAGGAAAGACTGGCATGCTCAGGTGACCCAGGATTTGAGAAATCATCtagtgcacaaatt aGTCCAAGCAATTTTCCCAACACCGGATCCAGCTGCCTTGCGTGATAGTAGAATGAAAAATCTTGTTGCATATGCTAGGAAGGTTGAAGGAGATATGTATGAAACTGCAAATAATAGA ggtGAATATTATCACCTTCTTGCagaaaaaatttacaaaattcAGAAAGAACTTGAAGAGAAAAGAATTCAGAGAATGAGAGGTGCTCAGAATGTTCCTAATGCAACATTAACAGGAATGCCTGGGCCTATTCGTCCAGGTCAACAAA aTGGACCTAGTAATACACAGTTGGGAAACTCCATATTTAGTGACATGACTGGCATGCAGCAGCCCCAGCAACCAAACCAAAATCTACAACAGATACCAATGAAGTGGAGCCCGAATGTGCGTGCAACACCTCCTCCATCTGGACAG ATGCAGAACATGGCCAACTCCACTCCTATTTCAATGAATGCTGCATTAATGGAATCTCAGCAGCAATTTGATGCATTGGTAAAAAGAAATCCTCAGCAGCAAGGTGCTAGACTTGGTTTTCCTCCAGCAACAGCGACATCTACTCACCCATCTCCTCAGCAGCAGCAACAACTTCTTCATCAACAGCTCAATTCACAAGCCCAAAATTCTCAG caACAAGCTATCCAAAATCACTTAAATGTAGCTTTGAATGACAGTCTGATGAACACTAGCCAGCGCATGGGAGGTGCCCAAAATTCTGTTAACAATTCATTAGATGTTTCAAGTCATGTTCCAACTTCCCAACAGAATTTGCTGGCTCAGTTAGCTGGTCCCACAGCAGTTTCAACTCCAATCTTGAACCAGTCTAATCTTTTGCCTATGCCTAGACCACCACATCAGAATGGCCAAATTTCTTCAAAGGATCTgaat cttgacCACTCTCAAGGTACAGATGATTCTATGAAGACTGAATCCATCACAAAAGAGTCCACATTATCAGAAAATAATCAAAACCTATCTAGTCTACTCTCAGCTGCTTCACCTTCAACATTAAATTTGTCATCAGTTGTAGCACCTGTTGTCCCTTTACTCGGTTCAAATCCATCAAATATGTCTTCCATGTTGAACTCAACTCCAAAAACTGAAGTTAAAACTGAACCATCTTTGGATATTAAATCAGAAAATGACATTAAAGAAGAGAAAATGGAGGTTAAAACAGAGTCAGACTGTAAACCTGATATTAATTCTGTCAAAGATGAACATGATACATCTAGTCCAAAAATGGATCCTCTGGATGAAAATTCTCAGAGCAGTAATACGGAAGATAAATCTGCATCTGTGGACTCGTCTAATAATGCTGCTGTAGTTACACCAAAGCCAAGATGTAAAAAAG TATTTAATCCAGATGAATTAAGGCAAGCACTTATGCCTACATTAGAAAAGCTTGTAAAGCAAGATCCAGAATCTCTTCCTTTTAGGCAGCCTGTTGACCCAGTTGTTCTTCATATACCA GACTATTTTGAAATAGTTAAGAAACCAATGGATTTATCAACCATTAGAAGGAAATTGGATTCAGGGATGTACAAGGATCCTTGGGAATATGTTGATGATATTTGGCTTATGTTTGATAATGCCTGGCTTTACAACAGAAAAACATCCAGAGTGTATAAATATGCCTCAAAA ttggcAGAAGTGTTTGAATCTGAAATTGATAGTGTAATGGTATCCTTGGGTTATTGTTGTGGACGAAAATATGTGTTCTGTCCTCAAGTTTTGTGCTGCTATGGAAAACAGTTGTGTACTATTGCCAGGGATTCAATGTATTTCAGCTATCAAAACAG ATATGTTTATTGTGAAAAATGCTTCAATGAAATCCAAACTGAAGAAGTAGAGTTATCAGAAGATCCAACTCAACCAACTGC aaaaataagGAAAGACCAGTTTGATAGAGTTAAAAATGATCAATTAGATTATGAACC atttgTGGAATGTTTAGAATGTGGTCGCAAATGGCATCAAATCTGTGCCTTATGGTTTGAACCAATATGGCGAGAAGG gtGGACTTGTGATGCATGTCATAAAGCCAAAGGTactaaaagaaaagagaataaaTTCACTGCAAAAA AGTTGCCAACTACGAAACTTGGTACATATCTTGAAAATAGAATCAACAATTTCCTTAGAAAGAAAGACACTCAAGCTGGAGAGGTGACAATTCGTGTGCTTTCTAGTTATGATAAAATGACAGAGGTTAAACCTTTAATGAAGAaaag ATTTGGAGATGAAATTCCAGATGTATTTCCTTATCGTGCCAAGGCTATGTTTGCTTTTGAGGAGATTGATGGTGTTGATGTTTGCTTTTTTGGTATGCATGTTCAAGAATATGGCTCATCAAGTCCCATGCCAAATACTAG gCGTGTATATATATCCTATTTAGACAGTGTGCATTTCTTTCGGCCCAGACAACTTAGAACTGCAGTATATCATGAATTACTTATTGGATACTTAGACTATGCCAAACAATTAGGATATACCACTGCACATATTTGGGCATGCCCCCCTAGTGAAGGAGATGATTACATTTTCCATTGTCATCCACCTGAACAAAAGATACCAAAACCAAAAAGACTTCAAGATTGGTATAAAAAAATGCTAGACAAAGCCATCATTGATCGAGTGGTAGTAGACTATAAA gaCATTTTCAAAGATGCAATTGATAGTGGCTTGAGTACTGCCAAAGATATGGCCTACTTTGAAGGTGACTTTTGGCCTAATGTTTTAGAAGATTGCATTAAAGAACTGGATCAGGAAGAGGAAGAAAAGCGTAAAAGAGAGGAAGCTGAAGCTGCAGAAGCAGAAGCTCAAGACACAGTGGAAGAGATCAATGATACA GATCTTTCTGGTAAAAAGAAGGGTGAGAAAAAGGGGCAAAGGAGTAAAAAAGCCAATAAAAGTAAAGGAAGTGCTAGGAAAAATAACCGGAAGACTAATTTACCCCAGGGTACAAGTGATCTAACTGCTAAACTCTACAATCACATGGAAAAGCATAAAGAG GTATTCTTTGTCATCCGGTTGCATAATCAACAGATAGCTGCTTCACTTCCACCTATAACAGAGCCTGATCCAGCCATGAGCTGTGATTTGATGGATGGACGTGATGCCTTTCTTACAACAGCCAGAGAAAAGCATTATGAATTTTCATCATTGCGTAGAGCTAAACTTTCATCATTAGCTTTATTGTACGAGTTGCATAATCAAGGAAAAGATGCTTTTGTCTACACATGCAACAGTTGCAAGGCTGCAGTGGAAACTCGTTATCATTGCAATACCTGTGAT gacttTGATCTATGTATCCCTTGCTACAAGAAAGAAAGCCATTGTCATGAGATGACTAAACTAGGCTTGGGTCTTGATGAGATTTCAAGCTCAGGTAAAGAAGAGAATCCTCAAGAATCTAGGCGCAAGTCTATTCAACGTTGCATTACATCATTGGTCCACGCCTGCCAGTGCAAGAATGCTAACTGTAGGATTAACTCTTGTATCAAGATGAAACGTGTTGTATCTCACACAATGAGCTGTAGGCGCAAGAGCAATAATGGCTGTCCAATCTGTAAACAGTTAATTGCTTTGTGCTGTTATCATGCTAAGCATTGTCAAGAGGCCAAATGTCCTGTACCCTTTTGTcctcaactaaaacaaaaattaagacAGAAGCAACTGCTTACCAATCTCCATCAAGCACAGATGCTTAGAAGGCGTGTTGCCATTATGACAGGCAACACCAGTAACAATGCTACAACAATTAATGGTCCATCTAGTGTCCCAACACCAGATGCATCACCACAGCCATCCACATCAACAAATTACAATAGCGGCAGTGTTGGTAAAACTCCTGGTGGCCCACCTAGAGCAGCTATCAATGCTGCCCATGAAGCTCTGGTCCAGGCTGAGGCACAAAGAACTGGCAATGTTCCTAACATTAGCTcaataggtaaaggtaaaccAACCATGCAGCCACCCACAATCAGACCTCAACCATCGACTAACTTGGTACCATCACCTTCTGTGGGAAAACCTACTCAAAGAACGTGGTTCAACAGCCCACAAGTTAGGCCAGGAATGAATGCTAATGTCAGAATGCAAAACATGCCGCCTATGCCACAACAGCAACCACCACCGCAGCAACAAGCTGTTTCTACCATGGGACCTAATGTTGGAGCTGTAGCCCCAGGTCCAGGTCCAACAGGCACTGGTGTTAGTGGAAATATTGGCCCAGCAGTTCATAATATGTTACAGGCATTCAAAAACCAAAACATTTCACAGGCTGAATGGATAGCGCTTTTGAAAAAGAATCCTCAATTGATGGCCCAAGTTCTGAAACTTAAAAATGCCAAAgtacaacaacaacagcagcagcagcagcaacaacaacaacagcagcagcaacaacaacagcagcagcagcaacaacCAATTATGGGCATGCCCAATATGGTTCAGCAAATGTCTCAACAAGTTGGGCAAATGCAACAGCAACAAATGCGAATGAATCAAATCATGCCACAACAATATCGACAACAACCACTCCAGCCACCACAAACATCTCAGATCACACCCTTTGCTCAGCCCCATAATTCTTTCCCGCAAAGACCTAGAACAAATTTTCAGCAATCTTTTCAAAATGATGGAAGTCACATGCAACTTTATCCCCAACAGCACATGATTCATCACCAGGCCCAACTCAAGCAACAAATGGTTGGTGGTCAGCCTATGAGTCCAACATATATGCTCTCTCCTCAAGGTAATCCCAATTCTCAACAAATGCTTCAGCAAGTACGTTCTCCTCCAGCTTCAGCTGCAAGCTTATCTCAGACTGTTAGATCCCCACAGCCCACACCTTCTCCAAGACAGCCCATTCCTTCCCCACGTCAGCTCCAGCAATCACCTCATCACAATATGGTCAGCAATGCTTCTCCTCACCATGTTCTGGGAGTAGGCCAGGATGCTTCACAGATGACTACTGATCATGTTATGCTGTCATTACAAACTCATAATTCCATGTCGCAAATGCCAAATTCAGATGTTAACATGGGGCAACAGGACAATGAGGTTGCTCCTCTTACACCCCAGGaccaattagttcattttgTGAACCAGATGTAA